One segment of Platichthys flesus chromosome 15, fPlaFle2.1, whole genome shotgun sequence DNA contains the following:
- the lim2.1 gene encoding lens intrinsic membrane protein 2.1 isoform X2 → MYSFMGGGLFCAGVGNILLIVSTATDYWIQYRQSSNYMHQGLWRYCMPGKCFPHSDSIAHLDATRALMILSLLACFIGIIIGIMAFIHYSSFDRFDKTFAAGILFFIACFLVFLAMAVYTGVTINYYGKRYGNWRFSWSYIIGWVSVVLTFFSGIFYMCAYRMHECPRSVNSH, encoded by the exons ATGTACAGCTTTATGGGTGGAGGGCTGTTCTGTGCAGGAGTGGGGAACATCCTCCTGATTGTTTCCACAGCAACCGATTACTGGATTCAGTATCGGCAGTCCAGCAACTACATGCACCAGGGCCTGTGGCGCTACTGTATGCCAGGCAAATGCTTCCCACACAGCGACAGCATCG CTCACTTAGACGCCACCCGCGCCCTCATGATCCTCTCTCTTTTGGCCTGTTTCATTGGAATCATCATCGGCATTATGGCCTTCATCCATTACTCCTCCTTCGACAGGTTTGACAAAACCTTTGCTGCAGGCATATTGTTTTTCATCGCAT GCTTTTTAGTGTTTCTAGCTATGGCCGTTTACACTGGTGTGACTATTAACTACTACGGGAAACGCTATGGAAACTGGAGGTTCTCCTGGTCCTATATCATCGGCTGGGTGTCAGTGGTGCTCACGTTCTTTTCAG GTATATTCTATATGTGTGCCTATAGGATGCATGAATGCCCCAGGAGCGTCAACTCTCACTAG
- the lim2.1 gene encoding lens intrinsic membrane protein 2.1 isoform X1 — translation MYSFMGGGLFCAGVGNILLIVSTATDYWIQYRQSSNYMHQGLWRYCMPGKCFPHSDSIAHLDATRALMILSLLACFIGIIIGIMAFIHYSSFDRFDKTFAAGILFFIACFLVFLAMAVYTGVTINYYGKRYGNWRFSWSYIIGWVSVVLTFFSGCMNAPGASTLTRRLKQETSKGLGC, via the exons ATGTACAGCTTTATGGGTGGAGGGCTGTTCTGTGCAGGAGTGGGGAACATCCTCCTGATTGTTTCCACAGCAACCGATTACTGGATTCAGTATCGGCAGTCCAGCAACTACATGCACCAGGGCCTGTGGCGCTACTGTATGCCAGGCAAATGCTTCCCACACAGCGACAGCATCG CTCACTTAGACGCCACCCGCGCCCTCATGATCCTCTCTCTTTTGGCCTGTTTCATTGGAATCATCATCGGCATTATGGCCTTCATCCATTACTCCTCCTTCGACAGGTTTGACAAAACCTTTGCTGCAGGCATATTGTTTTTCATCGCAT GCTTTTTAGTGTTTCTAGCTATGGCCGTTTACACTGGTGTGACTATTAACTACTACGGGAAACGCTATGGAAACTGGAGGTTCTCCTGGTCCTATATCATCGGCTGGGTGTCAGTGGTGCTCACGTTCTTTTCAG GATGCATGAATGCCCCAGGAGCGTCAACTCTCACTAGAAGACTGAAACAAGAAACCAGCAAAGGATTAGGATGTTAA
- the bsx gene encoding brain-specific homeobox protein homolog translates to MNLNYASAVPTQRSTSFFIEDILLHKPKPLREVIPSPFCGSLASRMPLLEYGYPLMPTPILAPHPHHPLHKPEHQYFFTSGMQMPALFQHHAELPGKHCRRRKARTVFSDSQLSGLEKRFEIQRYLSTPERVELATALSLSETQVKTWFQNRRMKHKKQLRKSQDERKPPGERERSAENSSESDVNDKNAEELKHGLEADYVLEHDDEDDVDIEDDVCSPDHLL, encoded by the exons ATGAATTTGAACTACGCGTCTGCGGTGCCCACGCAGAGGTCCACGTCGTTCTTCATAGAGGACATCTTACTGCACAAGCCCAAGCCGCTGAGAGAGGTCATCCCCTCGCCGTTCTGCGGCTCCCTGGCCTCCCGAATGCCCCTCCTGGAGTATGGATACCCACTGATGCCCACCCCGATCCTGGCGCCCCATCCGCACCATCCCCTGCACAAGCCGGAGCACCAGTACTTCTTCACTTCTG GGATGCAGATGCCGGCCCTGTTCCAGCACCACGCAGAGCTACCAGGGAAGCACTGCAGGCGCAGGAAGGCCCGTACGGTTTTCTCCGACTCACAGCTATCCGGCCTGGAGAAGAGGTTCGAAATCCAGCGCTACCTGTCCACACCAGAGAGAGTGGAGCTGGCCACTGCGCTCAGCCTGTCCGAGacacag GTGAAGACGTGGTTCCAGAACCGGCGCATGAAGCACAAGAAGCAGCTGAGGAAGTCGCAGGACGAGCGGAAGCCTCCCGGGGAGAGGGAGCGCTCCGCGGAGAACTCGAGCGAGAGCGACGTGAACGACAAGAACGCAGAGGAGCTCAAACACGGACTGGAGGCGGACTACGTGCTGGAGCACGACGACGAAGACGACGTGGACATCGAGGACGACGTTTGCTCCCCGGATCATCTACTATAG
- the jhy gene encoding LOW QUALITY PROTEIN: jhy protein homolog (The sequence of the model RefSeq protein was modified relative to this genomic sequence to represent the inferred CDS: substituted 1 base at 1 genomic stop codon), with the protein MYAETKADPRRHAAPANQWESGESDTERLDQERAYXQQLQMHIGHHDQNNYALPEKENAESLLQGEEEDEDDTEDLHVYDSLDVASNLHTKRGPALQQTEYLDTHMDERGGWCHRLLPDDTYSDLRYDPSWRTNVKGNGRFIERPQNSVEGYPQVPKEKPSHSFDDGRALGKKGGYRCIVDTSPPVVTPHKAGNKSDQPFRLHPEDGFTSTAASPQGHKHACQRRSPEAHLSEASTKKENVSRLQRGISESYERSFDSEHFSGSPNMSDDLHGTEFRMHYQQSRCTQGGPIQKMSTSALPNPNVSSNNKLQSLVEDKVKLNKITLGCSRSKHGSYVRVHARKQMPNVNDVQETVKKPTPAENQQDCSDPELRLLQKTQQLRLTQISKGKKGQCKEYPNPSQRQPPGVAVKAERGDCLSVPLAQAAARTQPEPQNTTSTQPLPQAIHLNINLNTSSHLLSLLQQRDGQEAIINLASLHGHPHWSPTSELQLALTTGYKQKNYSRKSFLSREVLNTQLLHRNLEGSPEQWQRTRASQLPLSCEKDEETRSPLRTPTTASSQGTGSYTVLPAIGKPLTGAEPALSPCQSENTAIKIHSSNSDSYLVQMEKQKQLKARVNCKAYKQMRTDTNHRGLCPDYAAIEKTKMKRQKLYSNVIHEQNKKMSRIPFLPAKDPEDKVPRIKALEYAKTIAKPPVKSQPKQRQKFKTEDFTELAPQWQGSDVSLLTNLDVLRKRHEEEKLAVAPFRKGPAF; encoded by the exons ATGTATGCAGAGACGAAGGCTGATCCGAGAAGGCACGCTGCTCCTGCCAACCAGTGGGAATCTGGGGAGTCCGACACAGAGCGCCTGGACCAGGAGAGAGCCTACTAACAGCAGCTACAAATGCACATTGGCCACCATGATCAAAACAATTACGCTCTTCCTGAAAAGGAGAATGCTGAGAGCTTGctgcagggagaagaggaggatgaggatgacaCTGAAGATCTTCATGTTTATGATAGCCTAGACGTAGCATCCAACCTCCATACCAAGAGGGGCCCAGCCCTCCAACAGACTGAATATTTGGATACCCATATGGACGAAAGAGGAGGATG GTGTCATCGGCTGCTGCCTGATGACACCTATTCTGACCTGCGATATGACCCCAGCTGGAGGACCAACGTGAAGGGAAATGGCCGCTTCATTGAGAGACCACAGAATTCTGTTGAGGGATATCCCCAAGTCCCTAAAGAGAAACCTTCTCATTCATTCGATGACGGAAGAGcactgggaaaaaaaggaggatacAGATGCATTGTTGACACAAGTCCACCTGTTGTGACTCCACATAAAGCTGGCAATAAGTCAGACCAACCGTTTCGCCTACACCCAGAAGATGGTTTTACAAGCACGGCAGCATCTCCCCAAGGTCACAAACACGCTTGTCAGAGAAGGTCACCAGAAGCTCACCTTTCCGAAGCTTCCactaaaaaggaaaatgtcagcAGGTTGCAGAGAGGAATCAGCGAGAGCTATGAGAGAAGCTTTGACAGTGAACATTTTAGTGGGTCTCCGAATATGAGCGATGACCTACATGGCACAGAATTTCGGATGCATTACCAACAATCGAGATGTACACAAGGGGGACCCATCCAGAAAATGAGCACCTCTGCACTGCCAAACCCAAATGTTTCATCAAACAACAAGCTACAAAGCCTGGTGGAGGACAAAGTGAAACTTAACAAAATAACCCTTGGGTGCAGCAGATCTAAACATGGCTCTTATGTGAGGGTGCATGCACGCAAACAGATGCCCAATGTGAATGAT GTGCAGGAAACTGTTAAGAAGCCGACTCCAGCAGAGAATCAGCAAGACTGCTCGGACCCTGAGCTGAGGTTGctccaaaaaacacaacagttgcGG CTCACCCAGATCAGCAAGGGGAAGAAAGGCCAGTGTAAAGAGTACCCCAACCCCTCTCAACGGCAGCCCCCAGGTGTGGCGGTCAAAGCTGAGCGGGGAGATTGTTTGAGTGTCCCATTAGCTCAAGCAGCTGCTAGAACTCAGCCTGAACCTCAGAACACGACTTCCACACAGCCTTTGCCCCAGGCCATCCACCTCAACATCAACCTGAACACGTCATCCCATCTTCTTTCATTACTTCAGCAGAGGGATGGCCAGGAGGCTATCATCAACCTAGCTTCTCTGCATGGTCATCCTCACTGGAGCCCCACGTCTGAACTTCAACTTGCCTTGACCACgggatacaaacaaaaaaactattctAGAAAGTCCTTCTTGTCTCGGGAAGTGCTGAATACACAGCTTCTCCACCGTAACCTGGAGGGTAGTCCTGAACAATGGCAAAG gacgAGGGCCTCACAGTTGCCATTATCCTGTGAAAAAGACGAGGAGACTCGAAGCCCCCTCAGGACTCCTACTACTGCTTCTTCACAGGGCACGGGCTCGTACACTGTTCTTCCAGCTATAGGAAAGCCCCTGACTGGAGCAGAGCCTGCGCTGAGCCCTTGTCAGAGTGAGAACACAGCCATCAAAATCCATAGCAGTAACTCCGACAGCTACCTGGTTCAGATGGAGAAACAGAAGCAGCTGAAAGCGAGAGTTAATTGCAAG gCATACAAGCagatgaggacagacacaaatcaTCGAGGTCTGTGTCCTGATTACGCAGCCATTGAAAAGACA aaaatgaaacggCAGAAGCTGTATTCAAATGTGATCCatgaacagaacaaaaaaatgaGCAGGATTCCCTTTCTACCAGCCAAGGACCCGGAAGACAAAGTTCCCAGgataaag GCCTTAGAATATGCCAAGACCATAGCCAAACCCCCTGTAAAGTCTCAACCTAAACAGAGGCAGAAGTTCAAGACTGAAGACTTCACGGAGCTCGCTCCTCAATGGCAAGGCTCAGATGTATCCCTGCTGACCAACCTGGACGTCCTAAGAAAACGGCATGAGGAAGAAAAACTGGCTGTGGCCCCGTTCAGAAAAGGGCCTGCTTTCTGA